The Candidatus Sphingomonas colombiensis genome contains the following window.
GGGCATTGCGGCGCGGTTCGCGGCGGAGGGCGCGCGCGTGGTTGCGGTCGCCCGTACGCTGGAGCCGGACGGCAAGCTGCCGGGATCGCTCGCCGAGACGGTGGAGCGCATCCGTGCGGCCGGCGGTGAGTGCCATGCGCTGCGCATCGATCTTGGCGATGCCGCCGATCGCGCCCGGATCATCCCGGAGGTGCTGGCGCAATTCGGCCGCGTCGATATCGTCGTCAACAACGCCGCCTGGGCCCGTTTTGGCCCGATCTGGCAGCAGCAGCCGCGCCACGCGCATCTCGCGTTCGAGATCAATTATTTCGCGCCGCTGGAAATCGCGGCGGCCGCCGTGCCGGTGATGAAGGGGCAGGGCGCGGGCTGGATCCTCAACATCTCCAGCGGCACATCGCTGTTGCCACGCCCAGCGCCGTTCGATCCGGCCGATCGCTATTTCGAGTTCCACCAACAGGGCAGCCCGACGCTGTACGGCTCTACCAAGGCGGCGCTTGAGCGCATGTCGGCTGGCATGGCGGCGGAACTCGCGGGCACGGGCGTCGCGATCAATACGCTGGCCCCGGTCGGCGCGGTGGCGAGCGAGGGCGCGCTGGAAGTCGGCGGATGGGACGAGCGGGATCATCTCGAGCCGGTCGAGGCGATGGCCGAGGCCGCGCTGGCGCTTTGCTCGCGTCCGGCGGACGAATTGTCCGGCCGCATCGCGGTCAGCCTGCCACTGCTGGAAGAGCTGGGGATTCCGATCCGCGCGCTGGATGGTCAGCGGCTGCATTCGGAGCAGGTCGCCGCTTAGTAACAACGGCAATAATGAATACGCATTTGGCGACTATTTGTTGTCGAACATAACAAAACGCGTAATGTTAATGGCTGGAGATTGACCTTGCCGGATCTGGAATCCCGTATCGACCGCTTGGAGTCGCTGGACCAGATCCGGCAGCTCCCGGCCAGATATGCGCTGGCGCTCGACATGCGTGACATGGATGCGATGGTCTCGTTGTTTCCGGCTGACGTGCGTGTCGGCAAGGATGCAAGCGGCCGCGCCGCGCTGCGCGCCTATATGGATCGCACGTTGCGTTCGCCGTTCACCGGCACCTCGCATCATATCGGCGGCCATATCATCGAGTTCGATGACCCCGATCACGCGCATGGCATCGTCTATTCCAAGAACGAGCATGAAACCGGCGACGAATGGGTCATCATGCAGATGATGTATGTCGACGATTATGTCCGCATCGACGGGCGCTGGCATTTCGCGCGCCGCTTGCCGCTTTATTGGTACGCCACCGATCTCAACAAACCGCCGATCGGCGCGAACAAGATGCGCTGGCCGGGCACCGATTGGGCGGAGGGCAATTTCCACAAACTGTTTCCGAGCTACGAGGAATTCTGGGCGCGCGCCGGTGATAGTGCCGCGCCGGTCCCGCCGCCCGCACCGCTCGATGGTTTCATCAACGCGATGCGCCGGGGCAATGCCGCGCCGCGCGTGAAGGTGCGGGCGGATTGAATACGGCTGGCCGCGCATGTCGGCCGGCACGAGAGGATAGGACAAGGATCGCAATGACCGCCAATAGCTTCCCGCACCTGCTTTCGCCCGGCCGGATCGGCCGGATGGAATTGCGCAATCGCATCGCCGTAACCGCGATGGGCGCCAGCCTCGGCGAAGAGGATGGCCAGTGCGGCGATCGGCTCATCGCCTATCACGCGGAGCAGGCGCGCGGCGGCGTTGGCCTGATCATCACGGGCGTCGCGGGCGTGGCGTGGCCGGCCGGCGCGAGTGAAGATGCGCAAATCGCCATTTCCGACGATCGCTTCATACCGGGGCTGAAGGCGCTGGCGGACGCGGCACATGCGCACGGCGCCAGGATTGTGCCGCAGCTTCATCATGGCGGGCTTGGCGCGATGGCGGATATGGTCGCCGGCCGCCCGCTTTGGTGCCCGTCGCCGCCAGAAGCGCCGACCGGCGATTTTACCGCTACGT
Protein-coding sequences here:
- a CDS encoding SDR family NAD(P)-dependent oxidoreductase — its product is MSGGALKGKVAVVTGASRGIGAGIAARFAAEGARVVAVARTLEPDGKLPGSLAETVERIRAAGGECHALRIDLGDAADRARIIPEVLAQFGRVDIVVNNAAWARFGPIWQQQPRHAHLAFEINYFAPLEIAAAAVPVMKGQGAGWILNISSGTSLLPRPAPFDPADRYFEFHQQGSPTLYGSTKAALERMSAGMAAELAGTGVAINTLAPVGAVASEGALEVGGWDERDHLEPVEAMAEAALALCSRPADELSGRIAVSLPLLEELGIPIRALDGQRLHSEQVAA
- a CDS encoding nuclear transport factor 2 family protein, producing MPDLESRIDRLESLDQIRQLPARYALALDMRDMDAMVSLFPADVRVGKDASGRAALRAYMDRTLRSPFTGTSHHIGGHIIEFDDPDHAHGIVYSKNEHETGDEWVIMQMMYVDDYVRIDGRWHFARRLPLYWYATDLNKPPIGANKMRWPGTDWAEGNFHKLFPSYEEFWARAGDSAAPVPPPAPLDGFINAMRRGNAAPRVKVRAD